In the genome of Chlamydia trachomatis A/HAR-13, one region contains:
- a CDS encoding PhoH family protein produces the protein MKKTSVIDTSVLIYDPKALSSFSNTRIIIPFTVIEELESCAKFRDESGKNASRALGNIRVLLEQSERPSSGQILLKNGSELCIEVSPLVNLSNHKKQKKHLTLELLQIISQRESVVFVTKSLGRRVHAEALGIEAKDYENKCVSFQSLYRGHRKLKVANSTIEYFYKDGSIAFPSDLSPLPSPNEYFFLSGDSDNYSAVGRYSSKDNKILSLKPAPEKIWGVKPLNIEQRCALDLLLRDDIKLVTLMGQAGSGKTILALAAAMYQVFEKPKYNKLLVSRPIIPMGKDIGFLPGIKEAKLMHWMQPIYDNMEFLFDVNNMGDFSETLHSLMETKKLEMEALTYIRGRSLPKVFMIIDEAQNLTPHEIKTIISRAGKGTKIVLTGDPTQIDSLYFDENSNGLTYLVGKFHHLPLYGHMFMTRTERSELAAAAATIL, from the coding sequence ATGAAAAAAACCTCTGTTATTGATACCAGCGTTTTGATTTACGATCCTAAGGCCCTTTCCTCTTTTTCTAACACTCGCATCATTATCCCTTTTACAGTAATCGAAGAATTGGAATCCTGCGCAAAGTTTCGAGATGAATCAGGGAAAAATGCTTCCAGAGCATTGGGCAATATTCGTGTATTACTAGAGCAGTCGGAAAGACCCTCTTCTGGTCAAATTTTATTAAAAAACGGCAGCGAGTTATGTATTGAAGTCTCTCCTCTAGTCAATCTTTCAAACCACAAGAAACAGAAAAAACACCTCACGCTAGAGCTACTCCAAATCATTTCTCAACGAGAGTCTGTTGTTTTCGTAACCAAAAGTCTTGGCAGACGAGTCCATGCGGAAGCACTAGGGATCGAAGCTAAAGACTATGAAAATAAATGCGTATCTTTCCAATCCCTTTACCGTGGACATAGAAAACTAAAGGTAGCGAATAGCACAATTGAATATTTCTATAAGGATGGCTCTATCGCCTTCCCTTCAGATCTATCTCCTTTACCTTCTCCTAACGAATACTTTTTTCTTTCTGGCGACTCTGATAACTATTCCGCTGTTGGTCGCTATAGCTCTAAAGATAACAAAATCCTATCCCTCAAGCCTGCTCCAGAAAAAATTTGGGGTGTCAAGCCTTTGAACATAGAACAACGATGCGCTCTAGATCTACTACTAAGAGACGATATTAAACTTGTGACCTTGATGGGACAAGCTGGATCCGGAAAGACAATACTGGCCTTAGCGGCAGCAATGTACCAAGTGTTTGAGAAACCTAAATATAACAAACTCTTAGTTAGCAGACCCATTATTCCTATGGGGAAGGACATTGGATTTCTTCCTGGTATAAAAGAAGCGAAGCTCATGCATTGGATGCAACCGATCTATGACAACATGGAATTTTTATTCGATGTGAATAATATGGGCGACTTTTCAGAAACTTTGCATAGTTTAATGGAAACAAAAAAACTCGAAATGGAAGCGCTTACTTACATCCGAGGACGCTCTCTACCTAAAGTATTTATGATCATCGACGAGGCGCAAAACCTCACACCCCATGAAATCAAAACAATCATCTCTCGAGCCGGGAAAGGAACAAAAATTGTGTTAACCGGCGATCCTACCCAAATAGACAGTCTATATTTTGATGAAAATTCCAATGGTCTCACCTACCTAGTAGGAAAGTTTCACCATTTACCTTTGTATGGACATATGTTTATGACCCGAACGGAACGTTCCGAACTAGCTGCAGCTGCTGCAACTATTCTTTAA
- a CDS encoding SH3 domain-containing protein — MLIFALSCGADACLCAADLSKAKVEASVGDRAAFSPFTGEIKGNRVRLRLAPHTDSFIIKELSKGDCLAVLGESKDYYVVAAPEGVRGYVFRTFVLDNVIEGEKVNVRLEPSTSAPILARLSKGTVVKTLGAAQGKWIEIALPKQCVFYVAKNFVKNVGALDLYNQKEGQKKLALDLLSSAMHFADAELQKKIEDIDLDAIYKKMNLAQSEEFKDVPGLQSLVQKALERVQEAFLAKSLEKSSVKVPEIQHKVLEEIAVVSPAVEETPVVTKIEEQKVTTVPVPAPAVVTEPAQDLSSVKGSLLSHYIRKKGFVKASPVIEGRESFERSLFAVWVSLQPEEIQHQLTMESFYRDEQKKKRVLTGELEVYPHIVKNNPGDYLLKNGEDVVAFVYATSIDLSKWLGKSVVLECVSRPNNHFAFPAYIVLSVKEGA; from the coding sequence ATGCTCATTTTTGCCCTTTCTTGTGGGGCAGATGCCTGCTTATGTGCTGCGGATCTTTCCAAAGCAAAAGTTGAGGCTTCTGTCGGTGATAGAGCGGCTTTCTCTCCGTTTACAGGAGAGATCAAAGGAAATCGTGTGCGTTTACGTTTGGCTCCGCATACGGATAGTTTTATCATTAAAGAGTTATCTAAAGGTGACTGTCTAGCTGTTCTAGGAGAGAGCAAAGACTACTACGTAGTAGCTGCTCCTGAAGGAGTTCGTGGTTATGTATTTCGAACTTTTGTTCTCGATAATGTGATTGAAGGGGAGAAGGTTAATGTTCGGTTAGAGCCTTCGACTTCTGCTCCTATCTTAGCAAGATTGTCTAAAGGAACTGTTGTAAAGACTTTGGGCGCAGCTCAGGGTAAGTGGATAGAAATTGCTCTTCCCAAGCAATGTGTTTTTTATGTTGCGAAGAATTTTGTGAAGAATGTTGGGGCTTTGGACCTATACAATCAAAAAGAAGGGCAAAAAAAATTAGCTTTAGATCTATTGAGTTCCGCTATGCATTTTGCAGATGCTGAGTTGCAGAAAAAGATAGAGGATATTGATTTAGACGCCATTTATAAGAAAATGAATCTTGCGCAGTCTGAAGAATTTAAGGATGTCCCAGGTTTACAATCGTTGGTACAAAAAGCCTTAGAGAGGGTTCAAGAAGCTTTCCTAGCAAAATCCTTGGAGAAGAGTTCTGTAAAAGTCCCAGAGATCCAGCATAAAGTTTTGGAAGAGATCGCTGTAGTTTCTCCAGCTGTTGAGGAAACCCCAGTTGTGACAAAAATAGAAGAACAAAAGGTTACAACGGTTCCTGTTCCTGCTCCCGCTGTTGTTACAGAGCCGGCTCAAGATTTAAGCTCTGTCAAAGGTTCTTTGTTATCGCATTATATCCGTAAAAAAGGTTTCGTTAAGGCCTCTCCTGTTATAGAAGGAAGAGAGAGTTTTGAGCGTTCTTTGTTTGCTGTTTGGGTAAGTCTTCAGCCCGAAGAGATTCAGCATCAGCTCACTATGGAATCTTTTTATAGAGATGAACAGAAGAAGAAACGAGTGCTGACCGGAGAACTCGAAGTGTATCCTCACATCGTTAAAAATAATCCTGGCGATTATCTCTTGAAAAATGGTGAAGACGTAGTGGCCTTTGTCTATGCTACTAGTATCGATTTGAGTAAATGGTTAGGAAAATCTGTAGTTTTAGAGTGTGTCTCTAGACCAAATAATCATTTTGCTTTTCCCGCCTATATTGTTTTGTCAGTAAAAGAAGGGGCATAA
- the ileS gene encoding isoleucine--tRNA ligase, which produces MDNEDKISISAKEEKILSFWKEQDIFQKTLDNREGCPTFSFYDGPPFATGLPHYGHLLAGTIKDVVCRYASMDGHYVPRRFGWDCHGVPVEYEVEKSLGLTEPGAIERFGVANFNEECRKIVFRYADEWKYFVDRIGRWVDFSATWRTMDLSFMESVWWVFRSLYDQGLVYEGTKVVPFSTKLGTPLSNFEAGQNYKEVDDPSVVIKFALQDNQGFLLAWTTTPWTLVSNMALAVHPELTYVRIKDKESGDEYILGQESLPRWFPDRESYEWIGQLSGKSLVGQSYEPLFPYFQDKKELEAFRILPADFIEESEGTGIVHMAPAFGEADFFACQEHNVPLVCPVDNQGCYTAEVKDFVGEYIKSADKGIARRLKNENKLFYQGTVRHRYPFCWRTDSPLIYKAVNSWFVAVEKVKSKMLKANESIHWTPGHIKQGRFGKWLEGARDWAISRNRYWGTPIPIWRSDDGELLVIGSIQELEALSGQKIVDLHRHFIDEIEINQNGKSFRRIPYVFDCWFDSGAMPYAQNHYPFERAEETEACFPADFIAEGLDQTRGWFYTLTVIAAALFDQPAFKNVIVNGIILAEDGNKMSKRLNNYPSPKMIMDAYGADALRLYLLNSVVVKAEDLRFSDKGVESVLKQVLLPLSNALAFYKTYAELYGFDPKETDNIELAEIDCWILSSLYSLVGKTRESMSQYDLHAAVNPFVDFIEDLTNWYIRRSRRRFWDAEDSADRRAAFSTLYEVLVVFSKVIAPFIPFIAEDMYQQLRGETDPESVHLCDFPHVVLEKILPDLERKMQDIREIVALGHSLRKEHKLKVRQPLQNVYIVGSKERMEALAQVGSLIGEELNVKDVHFCSETPEYVTTLIKPNFRTLGKKVGNRLPEIQRALARLPQEQIRAFMHKGQMVVSLGEETISLDKEDITVSWASAEGFVARSSASFVAVLDCQLTEPLIMEGIARELVNKINTMRRNGKLHVSDRIAIRLHAPVIVQEAFALHKEYICEETLTTSVSVIDYKEGEEWDINGHAVSFVLERVER; this is translated from the coding sequence ATGGATAACGAAGATAAGATTAGTATTTCCGCCAAAGAGGAAAAGATTCTATCTTTTTGGAAAGAGCAAGATATTTTCCAAAAAACTTTAGACAATCGAGAGGGCTGCCCCACTTTTTCTTTTTATGACGGGCCTCCATTTGCTACAGGCTTACCGCATTATGGCCACCTGTTAGCAGGTACAATAAAAGATGTTGTATGTCGTTATGCGTCGATGGATGGGCATTATGTGCCCCGGCGTTTTGGCTGGGATTGTCATGGGGTGCCAGTCGAATACGAAGTAGAGAAATCTTTAGGTCTTACCGAGCCAGGAGCTATTGAGCGTTTCGGTGTGGCGAATTTTAACGAAGAATGTCGCAAGATTGTTTTCCGATACGCGGATGAATGGAAATATTTTGTGGATAGGATCGGCCGATGGGTAGATTTTTCTGCAACATGGAGGACTATGGACCTATCTTTCATGGAGAGTGTCTGGTGGGTATTCCGCTCTCTCTATGATCAAGGACTTGTGTATGAGGGGACCAAAGTAGTTCCTTTTTCTACCAAGCTAGGTACCCCGCTATCCAATTTCGAAGCTGGCCAAAATTATAAGGAAGTAGACGACCCTTCTGTCGTTATAAAATTTGCTTTGCAAGACAATCAAGGCTTTCTTCTAGCATGGACCACAACTCCTTGGACTCTTGTTTCAAATATGGCGCTAGCTGTGCATCCTGAGCTCACCTATGTCCGTATTAAAGACAAAGAATCAGGAGACGAATATATCCTGGGACAGGAAAGTTTGCCTCGTTGGTTCCCAGATCGAGAATCTTATGAATGGATAGGACAATTGTCTGGAAAGAGTCTTGTTGGACAAAGTTACGAACCGCTTTTCCCTTATTTCCAAGATAAAAAGGAGTTAGAGGCTTTTCGTATTCTTCCTGCAGATTTTATTGAGGAAAGTGAGGGGACGGGTATTGTTCATATGGCACCAGCTTTTGGAGAAGCTGACTTTTTTGCTTGCCAGGAACATAACGTACCTCTAGTGTGCCCTGTTGATAATCAGGGGTGTTATACCGCTGAGGTGAAGGATTTTGTCGGCGAATATATTAAGTCTGCTGACAAAGGCATCGCTCGTCGATTGAAGAACGAAAATAAACTGTTCTATCAAGGTACAGTTCGTCACCGCTATCCGTTTTGTTGGAGAACTGACTCTCCTTTAATTTACAAAGCAGTGAATTCTTGGTTCGTTGCTGTAGAAAAGGTAAAGAGTAAGATGTTAAAAGCCAATGAATCCATTCATTGGACTCCTGGGCATATCAAACAAGGACGCTTTGGTAAGTGGTTAGAGGGAGCTCGTGACTGGGCTATCAGTAGAAATCGTTATTGGGGGACTCCTATACCTATTTGGCGTAGTGACGATGGAGAGCTTTTGGTCATAGGATCTATCCAGGAACTGGAGGCATTATCTGGACAGAAGATTGTAGATTTGCATCGCCATTTTATTGATGAGATAGAAATTAACCAGAACGGGAAATCTTTCCGAAGAATCCCTTATGTTTTCGATTGTTGGTTTGATTCTGGAGCTATGCCATATGCTCAGAATCATTACCCTTTTGAAAGAGCAGAAGAAACGGAGGCTTGCTTCCCAGCTGACTTTATTGCTGAAGGACTAGATCAGACTCGAGGTTGGTTCTATACGTTAACCGTTATTGCTGCAGCTTTATTCGATCAGCCCGCTTTTAAAAATGTAATTGTAAATGGGATTATTCTTGCGGAAGACGGAAATAAAATGTCGAAGCGGTTGAATAATTATCCTAGTCCAAAAATGATTATGGACGCGTATGGAGCAGATGCTTTGCGGCTGTATTTGTTGAATAGCGTGGTCGTTAAAGCTGAAGATCTTCGCTTTTCCGATAAAGGGGTAGAGTCTGTGCTTAAGCAAGTTCTATTGCCGTTGTCTAATGCTTTGGCTTTCTATAAGACTTATGCGGAATTGTATGGTTTTGATCCTAAAGAAACAGACAATATAGAACTTGCTGAAATAGACTGCTGGATTCTTTCTTCTCTATACAGTTTGGTAGGGAAAACTCGAGAAAGTATGTCGCAATATGATTTACATGCTGCTGTAAATCCTTTTGTGGATTTCATTGAAGATTTAACTAACTGGTATATTCGTAGGTCGCGGCGACGTTTTTGGGATGCCGAGGATTCTGCAGATCGACGGGCAGCATTCTCTACACTTTATGAAGTGTTGGTAGTCTTTTCTAAAGTCATTGCGCCATTCATTCCTTTTATTGCAGAAGATATGTACCAGCAATTACGAGGAGAAACGGATCCCGAGTCTGTGCACTTATGTGATTTTCCTCACGTTGTCCTAGAAAAGATTCTTCCTGATTTGGAAAGGAAAATGCAGGATATTCGAGAGATTGTAGCTCTAGGGCATTCTTTGCGTAAGGAGCATAAACTGAAAGTACGTCAACCTCTTCAAAACGTGTATATTGTAGGAAGCAAGGAGAGAATGGAGGCTTTAGCTCAAGTTGGATCCTTGATTGGAGAAGAGCTTAATGTGAAAGATGTACATTTTTGTTCAGAAACTCCGGAGTATGTAACCACTTTGATTAAGCCTAATTTCCGAACCTTAGGGAAGAAGGTAGGTAATCGTCTTCCAGAAATTCAAAGAGCTCTAGCAAGATTGCCTCAAGAGCAAATTCGGGCTTTTATGCACAAAGGGCAGATGGTTGTTTCTCTAGGAGAAGAGACCATTTCTTTAGATAAAGAGGACATTACAGTTTCTTGGGCATCGGCTGAAGGATTTGTAGCGAGAAGCTCAGCTTCTTTTGTAGCAGTACTGGATTGTCAGTTAACAGAGCCTTTAATTATGGAAGGTATAGCCAGAGAGTTGGTTAATAAGATCAACACTATGCGAAGAAATGGGAAATTACACGTTTCTGATCGCATTGCTATACGTTTACATGCCCCTGTTATCGTTCAGGAAGCGTTCGCTTTACACAAAGAGTACATTTGTGAAGAGACATTAACCACTTCCGTTTCTGTGATCGATTATAAAGAAGGGGAAGAGTGGGATATTAACGGTCACGCAGTGTCCTTCGTTCTGGAGCGAGTTGAGCGTTGA
- the lepB gene encoding signal peptidase I: MTSSYMSRLYSLNKSRRILHSSFRLLKSTKMLSHPETQKELQEVLKQLEEAILDQNREDASLFAKQAQAIQKRFPKSKLRATFDLIYALTFAAILAFLIRQFWFELYEVPTGSMRPTILEQDRILVSKTTFGLRLPFSNKSIGYTPEAITRGELVVFTVGDLPIPNADTKYFGIIPGKKRYIKRCMGKPGDTVYFYGGKIYGIDCDGEPIFPQNTENLYHVPYISFDGTPEILTHSEEQTDVIFNQFHTPCGKISLPQQASYGQFFYKNAWHNDTPYALKDPHNEPVSYADLFGIKNFAIVRILTKKQAALTHVLPSPLSDTYLEIAHTPNVSYPHPHLRPFETQLIPTIEPMKTLLPLRKEHIHLIRNNLTTSRFTVVDGYAYKYQPAPMNTSGMARMFALPMPNIPDGCYEFSKGDVFKINMGGFRTKLKQPHPLTQLSNSQVIDLFNCGISFHTIYIPKNPQYAPFPNRYAFFNQGNLFVMDSPVFIDSDPALQKFIVSEEEKELQSSEDKPYIAFIDRGPPPESTEEFVSFITNFGLKIPEGHVLVLGDNCPMSADSRDFGFVPVENLLGSPVGIFWPINRLGLLSSNITPLSLPGYLVNGLALGAFLDCIGLWYYRKNHRLFP; the protein is encoded by the coding sequence ATGACGAGCAGTTACATGAGTCGCTTATATTCCCTGAATAAGAGTCGTCGCATTCTTCATTCTTCCTTTAGATTGCTGAAAAGCACAAAAATGCTCTCTCATCCGGAAACTCAAAAAGAACTACAAGAAGTCTTGAAACAGCTTGAAGAGGCTATTTTGGATCAGAATAGGGAAGATGCTTCCCTTTTTGCTAAGCAAGCTCAAGCCATACAAAAAAGATTCCCTAAATCCAAACTCCGAGCTACTTTTGATCTTATCTATGCTTTGACGTTTGCTGCCATTCTTGCTTTTTTAATCCGCCAGTTCTGGTTTGAGCTATATGAAGTTCCTACAGGATCTATGCGGCCTACTATTCTTGAACAAGATCGTATTCTTGTTTCCAAAACAACATTTGGACTCCGGCTACCTTTTAGTAACAAAAGTATTGGCTATACACCTGAGGCTATCACTCGAGGAGAACTGGTAGTCTTCACTGTTGGAGATCTTCCTATCCCTAACGCCGACACTAAGTATTTTGGAATCATCCCTGGGAAAAAACGCTATATAAAACGGTGCATGGGTAAACCTGGAGATACCGTATATTTTTATGGAGGGAAAATTTATGGGATCGATTGCGATGGAGAGCCCATCTTCCCCCAAAATACAGAGAATCTCTACCACGTCCCCTATATTTCTTTTGACGGAACTCCAGAAATCCTTACCCATTCAGAAGAGCAAACAGATGTGATCTTTAACCAATTTCACACACCTTGTGGAAAGATTTCTCTCCCTCAACAGGCTTCTTATGGACAATTTTTCTATAAGAATGCTTGGCATAATGATACTCCCTATGCTTTAAAAGATCCTCATAATGAGCCTGTTAGCTATGCCGATCTATTCGGAATAAAAAATTTTGCAATAGTTCGCATCCTTACTAAAAAACAAGCTGCTCTTACTCATGTCCTTCCCTCTCCTCTTTCGGACACCTACCTAGAAATTGCCCACACTCCTAATGTTTCCTATCCTCACCCTCACTTACGTCCATTTGAAACACAGCTTATTCCTACTATCGAACCTATGAAAACCTTGCTTCCTTTAAGGAAGGAACATATTCATTTGATTCGTAATAACCTCACAACATCCCGTTTTACAGTTGTAGATGGATATGCTTACAAGTACCAACCTGCTCCCATGAATACCTCAGGCATGGCCAGGATGTTTGCCCTACCTATGCCAAATATTCCTGACGGATGTTATGAATTTTCTAAAGGAGACGTGTTTAAAATTAATATGGGTGGCTTTCGAACGAAACTCAAACAGCCGCATCCTTTAACGCAATTAAGCAATTCTCAGGTCATTGACTTATTTAATTGCGGCATTAGTTTCCACACGATCTATATTCCTAAAAACCCTCAATATGCTCCGTTCCCTAATCGCTATGCATTTTTCAATCAAGGGAACCTGTTCGTTATGGATTCTCCAGTTTTTATTGATAGCGATCCTGCCTTACAGAAATTCATTGTGTCTGAAGAGGAAAAAGAACTTCAATCATCTGAAGACAAACCTTACATCGCGTTTATTGACAGAGGTCCTCCTCCAGAATCTACAGAGGAATTTGTTTCCTTTATTACTAATTTCGGTCTTAAAATTCCGGAAGGCCACGTGCTTGTCTTAGGAGATAATTGTCCTATGAGCGCTGATAGCCGTGATTTTGGTTTTGTTCCCGTTGAAAATCTTTTAGGATCTCCTGTTGGGATCTTCTGGCCTATTAATCGTCTAGGATTGTTATCTTCCAATATAACGCCCTTGAGTTTACCTGGCTACCTCGTAAATGGATTGGCTCTAGGAGCTTTTCTTGACTGCATAGGATTATGGTACTATCGAAAAAACCATAGGCTATTCCCTTAA
- a CDS encoding type B 50S ribosomal protein L31, which produces MKKNTHPEYRQVLFVDSSTGYKFICGSTYQTDKTEVFEGQEYPVCYVSVSSSSHPFFTGSKKLVDAEGRVDKFLKRYSGIKQSAPKPETVVEDVLPKGKRKSPAKKKK; this is translated from the coding sequence ATGAAAAAAAACACTCATCCTGAGTACAGACAAGTTCTGTTTGTAGATTCTTCCACTGGGTATAAGTTTATTTGTGGGTCTACCTATCAGACAGATAAAACAGAGGTTTTTGAAGGACAAGAATACCCTGTATGCTACGTCAGCGTTTCCTCGTCTTCGCATCCATTCTTCACAGGAAGCAAGAAGCTTGTGGATGCTGAGGGTCGAGTTGATAAGTTCTTGAAACGATACAGTGGCATTAAGCAGTCTGCTCCTAAGCCTGAAACCGTTGTGGAAGATGTTCTTCCCAAGGGTAAGAGGAAATCTCCTGCTAAGAAGAAAAAATAG
- the prfA gene encoding peptide chain release factor 1 — MEIKVLECLKRLEEVEKQISDPNIFSNPKEYSSLSKEHARLSEIKNAHESLVATKKILQDDKLALSTEKDPEIVAMLEEGVLVGEEAVERLSKQLENLLIPPDPDDDLSVIMELRAGTGGDEAALFVGDCVRMYHLYAASKGWQCEVLSTSESDLGGYKEYVMGISGASVKRFLQYEAGTHRVQRVPETETQGRVHTSAVTVAVLPEPAEDDEEVFIDEKDLRIDTFRSSGAGGQHVNVTDSAVRITHIPSGVVVTCQDERSQHKNKAKAMRVLKARIRDAEVQKRAQEASAMRSAQVGSGDRSERIRTYNFPQNRVTDHRIGLTLYNLDRVMEGELDMITTALVTHVHRQLFGHEETA; from the coding sequence ATGGAAATAAAAGTTTTAGAGTGTTTAAAGCGCCTTGAAGAAGTTGAAAAGCAGATATCCGATCCGAATATCTTTAGTAATCCTAAAGAATATAGTTCGCTGAGCAAGGAGCATGCGCGTCTTTCTGAGATTAAAAATGCTCATGAGTCATTGGTTGCGACAAAGAAAATTCTTCAGGACGATAAACTCGCTTTATCAACAGAGAAGGATCCAGAAATAGTAGCTATGCTAGAAGAAGGAGTTCTTGTAGGGGAAGAGGCTGTAGAACGTCTATCGAAGCAGTTAGAAAACCTGCTTATTCCACCTGATCCAGATGATGATCTCAGTGTGATTATGGAGTTGCGAGCAGGAACGGGAGGAGATGAAGCGGCTCTTTTTGTAGGGGACTGTGTGCGCATGTATCACCTTTATGCAGCAAGTAAGGGGTGGCAATGCGAAGTTCTCTCTACATCGGAGTCAGATCTCGGAGGCTACAAAGAATATGTTATGGGGATTTCTGGGGCTTCTGTGAAACGTTTCTTGCAGTATGAAGCAGGAACACATCGTGTGCAAAGGGTCCCAGAAACAGAGACTCAGGGTAGGGTACATACGTCTGCGGTAACGGTAGCTGTTCTTCCAGAACCAGCAGAAGATGACGAAGAAGTTTTCATTGATGAGAAGGATTTACGTATTGATACCTTCCGTTCTTCTGGAGCCGGAGGCCAGCACGTCAACGTTACAGATTCTGCTGTGCGTATTACTCATATTCCTTCTGGCGTTGTCGTTACGTGCCAAGATGAACGCAGTCAGCATAAAAATAAAGCTAAGGCTATGCGCGTGCTAAAAGCTCGTATTCGCGATGCAGAAGTGCAGAAGCGCGCGCAAGAAGCCTCTGCTATGCGTTCTGCTCAGGTAGGAAGCGGAGATCGTTCGGAGCGAATTCGAACCTATAATTTTCCTCAAAACCGTGTGACCGATCACCGAATTGGCTTAACTTTATATAACTTAGATCGTGTAATGGAAGGGGAGTTGGATATGATTACGACAGCTCTTGTAACCCACGTACATCGGCAGCTATTCGGTCATGAAGAAACTGCTTAG
- the prmC gene encoding peptide chain release factor N(5)-glutamine methyltransferase, whose translation MKKLLREASEYLLSRGIRFPQREAEDILMDLLEISSRSALHQAKLSSEEQSLYWKRLRKRGDRCPTAYIHGKVHFLGVELQVTPQVLIPRQETEIFVEQIIGYLQMHKEKTTFYDVCCGSGCIGLAVRKHCPHVRVTLSDISPEALAIAESNARSNALAVDFLLGDLFDPFSFPADVLVCNPPYLSYKEFFESDPEVRCHEPWKALVGGVSGLEFYHRIATHIHKILVSGGVGWLEIGSTQGEDVKQIFHAKGIRGRVLKDYAQLDRFFFLENQANDAVSSGEVSGFSER comes from the coding sequence ATGAAGAAACTGCTTAGAGAAGCTTCAGAGTATTTGTTGTCTCGAGGGATTCGGTTTCCTCAAAGGGAAGCCGAAGATATCTTGATGGATTTGTTAGAGATTTCTTCTAGAAGCGCTCTCCATCAGGCGAAGTTATCGAGCGAAGAGCAAAGTCTTTATTGGAAGCGTCTGCGGAAGCGAGGGGATCGTTGTCCTACGGCATACATCCACGGTAAAGTGCATTTCTTAGGGGTTGAGTTGCAAGTAACCCCTCAAGTTCTAATTCCTAGGCAAGAAACAGAAATTTTTGTAGAGCAGATCATTGGTTATCTGCAGATGCACAAGGAAAAGACAACATTTTATGATGTTTGCTGTGGGAGCGGGTGTATTGGTTTGGCAGTGAGGAAGCACTGTCCGCATGTACGTGTTACGCTATCAGATATCAGTCCTGAAGCTTTGGCCATTGCAGAGTCCAATGCTAGAAGCAATGCGCTTGCAGTAGACTTTCTTTTAGGGGATTTGTTTGATCCTTTCTCTTTTCCTGCAGATGTGCTTGTTTGTAACCCTCCTTACCTATCCTATAAAGAGTTTTTTGAATCAGATCCTGAGGTACGGTGTCATGAACCTTGGAAAGCTTTAGTTGGAGGCGTTTCTGGGTTAGAATTTTATCATCGTATAGCTACTCATATTCATAAAATTTTAGTCTCTGGAGGCGTTGGCTGGCTAGAGATTGGCTCAACACAAGGAGAGGATGTAAAGCAAATTTTTCATGCCAAGGGAATCCGAGGACGCGTGTTGAAAGATTATGCGCAATTGGATAGGTTTTTTTTCCTTGAAAATCAAGCTAATGATGCTGTATCCTCTGGGGAGGTTTCTGGCTTTTCCGAGAGATGA